In a single window of the Amycolatopsis sp. cg5 genome:
- a CDS encoding NPCBM/NEW2 domain-containing protein: MKRLAKRFGAAVSAAAMVFTVPVLAAPAAEALPDGLALTPPMGFNNWNTTGCKIDEQMIRDMADIFVDKGLKAAGYQYVNVDDCWAEKERNAEGKLEGNKLTFPSGMKALGDYIHSKGLKFGIYTSAGTVTCAKTMPGGLDHEDVDAQTFADWGVDYLKYDNCNNQGRPALERYTKMRDALKKTGRQIVYSLCEWGDNKPWEWGKDVGHLWRTTGDIKDNWSSMLNIVKKNAPLAPYGGPGHWNDPDMLEIGNGGMSTVEYESHMSLWSIMAAPLLIGSDLRKVSKENFEVLLNQEVIAIDQDAKGVQGAVLSQKDGHWVFAKPLAGGDVAVALFNENTTSATIGTNVAALGLPRSAGYSVRDLWKHKTYQSAGQISALVPAHGTAMFRIKAGGDWLRHEPLVGAGLEFAATASGVPGDLVPAGKPFEATVSVTNHARLPVLSPKVALTAPAGWKIEQLSRPRKWILGADESATGRWRITPPAGTEGTVTALHSETQYDTLGFGRVKQSGDSPVTVPAAPPSGSAYASDLRWYAEKNGYGNIERDMSNGSIPDKDGKPLTINGVRYAKGLGAHAPSELVFYTGGRCTAFSTDVGIDDEREPANLRGSATFEVHTDGKKKVDSGLLTYLDPAAHLTADITGAQYVKLVVTDGGDGNSYDRGDWAGAQFTCK; the protein is encoded by the coding sequence TTGAAGAGACTGGCCAAGAGATTCGGTGCCGCCGTGTCCGCGGCGGCGATGGTGTTCACCGTTCCCGTACTGGCCGCGCCTGCGGCGGAGGCGTTGCCGGACGGGCTCGCGCTGACCCCGCCGATGGGGTTCAACAACTGGAACACCACCGGCTGCAAGATCGACGAGCAGATGATCCGCGACATGGCGGACATCTTCGTCGACAAAGGACTGAAGGCGGCCGGCTACCAGTACGTCAACGTCGACGACTGCTGGGCGGAAAAGGAACGCAACGCCGAGGGCAAACTGGAGGGCAACAAGCTCACCTTCCCCAGCGGCATGAAGGCGCTCGGCGACTACATCCACTCGAAGGGCCTCAAGTTCGGCATCTACACCAGCGCGGGCACGGTCACCTGCGCGAAGACCATGCCGGGCGGGCTCGACCACGAGGACGTGGACGCGCAGACGTTCGCGGACTGGGGCGTCGACTACCTCAAGTACGACAACTGCAACAACCAGGGCCGCCCGGCGCTGGAGCGCTACACGAAGATGCGTGACGCGCTCAAGAAGACGGGGCGCCAGATCGTCTACTCGCTGTGCGAGTGGGGCGACAACAAGCCGTGGGAATGGGGCAAGGACGTCGGCCACCTGTGGCGCACGACCGGTGACATCAAGGACAACTGGTCCTCGATGCTCAACATCGTCAAGAAGAACGCGCCGCTCGCGCCGTACGGCGGGCCCGGTCACTGGAACGACCCCGACATGCTGGAGATCGGCAACGGCGGCATGTCCACTGTGGAGTACGAGTCGCACATGTCGCTGTGGTCGATCATGGCGGCCCCGCTGCTGATCGGCTCCGACCTGCGCAAGGTCAGCAAGGAGAACTTCGAGGTACTGCTGAACCAAGAGGTGATCGCGATCGACCAGGACGCGAAGGGCGTCCAGGGCGCCGTGCTGTCCCAAAAGGACGGTCACTGGGTGTTCGCGAAGCCGCTGGCAGGAGGCGACGTCGCGGTGGCGCTGTTCAACGAGAACACCACCAGCGCGACCATCGGGACCAACGTCGCCGCGCTAGGCCTGCCGCGGTCGGCCGGATACAGCGTGCGTGACCTGTGGAAGCACAAGACGTACCAGAGCGCTGGCCAGATCTCCGCGCTCGTGCCCGCGCACGGCACCGCGATGTTCCGCATCAAGGCCGGTGGTGACTGGCTGCGCCACGAGCCGCTGGTCGGCGCCGGTCTCGAGTTCGCGGCCACGGCCAGCGGCGTGCCCGGTGACCTCGTCCCGGCCGGGAAGCCGTTCGAGGCCACCGTTTCGGTCACGAACCACGCCCGGCTGCCGGTGCTCTCGCCGAAGGTCGCGCTGACCGCTCCGGCGGGCTGGAAGATCGAGCAGCTCTCGCGTCCTCGCAAGTGGATACTCGGCGCCGACGAATCGGCGACCGGACGCTGGCGGATCACGCCACCGGCCGGCACCGAGGGCACGGTGACGGCACTGCACAGCGAGACCCAGTACGACACGCTGGGCTTCGGCCGGGTCAAACAGTCCGGCGACTCGCCGGTGACCGTGCCGGCGGCGCCGCCGTCCGGATCGGCCTACGCGAGTGATTTGCGCTGGTACGCCGAGAAGAACGGCTACGGCAACATCGAGCGTGACATGTCCAACGGCAGCATCCCCGACAAGGACGGCAAGCCGCTGACCATCAACGGCGTCCGCTACGCCAAGGGCCTGGGCGCGCACGCGCCGAGCGAGCTGGTCTTCTACACCGGCGGCCGCTGCACCGCGTTCAGCACCGACGTCGGCATCGACGACGAGCGGGAACCGGCGAACCTGCGCGGCTCGGCGACCTTCGAGGTCCACACCGACGGCAAGAAGAAGGTGGACTCCGGGCTGCTGACCTACCTGGACCCGGCGGCACACCTGACGGCGGACATCACCGGCGCTCAGTACGTCAAGCTCGTGGTCACCGACGGTGGCGACGGCAACTCCTACGACCGCGGCGACTGGGCAGGCGCACAGTTCACCTGCAAGTAG
- a CDS encoding replication-relaxation family protein: protein MTVSRLDSKSTPPGIEIAPATLAEAIDEGRRLTDRDRSLIDLLADHRVFTAEQVARLDFPNDTRARHRLVLLHRRGVLARFRRCVRPGSQPWRYTLGLLGEAIHAASSGDPLPRASAVRERIIRLAESRTLDHLLGVNDFFTTLSGHAQKVPNCELLDWWPESRVASICGKIVRPDGYGEWSENDRKLGFFLEYDNGTERLADVVEKIDKYAELATAGVTKPVLFVFPNTPRNHHFQQLAHRHGVPPSVPILSTDTDYLAAAQAAFADRVWLPVGGSRLVRLIDATAASVTPSRRTLKPAA, encoded by the coding sequence GTGACAGTCTCACGACTGGACAGTAAGTCCACCCCACCCGGCATAGAAATAGCCCCGGCAACGCTCGCTGAGGCGATCGACGAAGGTCGTCGCCTCACCGACCGCGACCGGTCGCTGATCGACCTGCTCGCCGACCACCGTGTCTTCACTGCCGAGCAGGTGGCGCGGCTGGACTTCCCCAACGACACCCGCGCCCGACACCGACTCGTGCTGCTGCACCGGCGCGGCGTACTCGCCCGGTTCCGCCGCTGTGTCCGCCCCGGCTCCCAGCCGTGGCGCTACACGCTCGGTCTGCTCGGCGAAGCGATCCACGCCGCCTCCAGCGGTGATCCGCTGCCGCGAGCAAGCGCGGTCCGGGAGAGGATCATTCGGCTAGCCGAATCACGCACGCTCGACCACCTGCTCGGCGTGAACGACTTCTTCACGACCCTGTCAGGGCATGCGCAGAAAGTTCCGAATTGCGAGCTGCTGGATTGGTGGCCGGAAAGTCGAGTCGCGTCGATCTGCGGAAAGATCGTGCGACCGGACGGCTACGGCGAATGGTCCGAGAACGACCGGAAATTGGGGTTCTTCCTCGAATACGACAACGGCACCGAACGTCTCGCCGACGTCGTCGAGAAGATCGACAAGTACGCCGAACTGGCCACCGCCGGAGTGACCAAGCCCGTGCTGTTCGTCTTCCCGAACACGCCCAGGAACCACCATTTCCAGCAGCTGGCGCACCGACACGGCGTTCCGCCCTCGGTGCCGATCCTCAGCACCGACACCGATTACCTGGCGGCTGCACAGGCCGCGTTCGCCGACCGGGTGTGGTTGCCCGTCGGCGGTAGCCGCCTTGTCCGGCTGATCGATGCCACAGCGGCGTCTGTCACGCCATCGCGGCGGACGCTGAAACCCGCTGCCTGA
- a CDS encoding recombinase family protein, whose translation MGFSHQVSAGQDGRQPIWDSYARLSRNQAGKLEKCETQHGDNRGVIERSGAVLGEEISDPKLSAWNPKVRRPGWERIMKRIAARACDGVVLWNTDRGWRQSPDLEDLFKLIEGFGSFTVASSHGRYDLADYNDRYQLRQEVAHNQRNSDEASQRISRRFDTLRRNGVPHLQGRSFGFPGLDRTVRKEDAIGEDGKDTRQQVPAELVERERAALRSGTTALLAGVTQVALTDEWNADGLRTVTGGMWRPAQVREVLLRPRNAGLIEHDGEVVGHMPGEPIVDPVEFDRLRTMYAGRTRGRQPGGRYVGSGILTCSLCGKTVSGRPHVGEYPDGQRRRQYACMKGHGGCGKVAADVLLVELELRGLVISRLSDARHAAAIRASRARVSEQLGEVLKEIAECERRQVAIAAKYGARKMSEEAFDKANEPLVADLAKLEAQRDELTGGNPEGPTEAMSRSDAAAQWDSAEVPEKRAMLLDALGRDTVFLDPAKKDGFRIFNPKRVRVERHKRAARRKTA comes from the coding sequence ATGGGCTTCAGTCATCAGGTTAGCGCAGGTCAGGACGGGCGGCAGCCGATCTGGGACTCGTACGCGCGGCTGTCTCGCAACCAGGCGGGGAAGCTGGAGAAGTGCGAGACCCAGCACGGCGACAACCGTGGAGTGATCGAGCGGTCGGGCGCTGTGCTGGGTGAGGAGATCTCCGATCCGAAGCTGTCGGCGTGGAATCCGAAGGTGCGCCGTCCTGGGTGGGAACGGATCATGAAGCGGATCGCGGCGCGGGCGTGTGACGGGGTGGTGCTGTGGAACACCGACCGGGGGTGGCGTCAGTCGCCGGACCTTGAAGATCTGTTCAAGCTGATCGAGGGGTTCGGCTCGTTCACGGTGGCGTCCTCGCACGGCCGGTACGACTTGGCCGACTACAACGACCGGTACCAGTTGCGGCAGGAGGTCGCGCACAACCAGCGCAACTCCGATGAGGCGTCGCAGCGAATCTCCCGCCGGTTCGACACGCTGCGCCGCAACGGCGTCCCGCACCTGCAAGGGCGGTCATTCGGCTTCCCCGGCTTGGACAGGACTGTCCGCAAGGAAGACGCGATCGGCGAAGACGGCAAAGACACCCGCCAGCAGGTTCCGGCGGAGTTGGTGGAACGCGAGCGGGCCGCGTTGCGGTCGGGGACGACTGCGTTGTTGGCGGGCGTGACTCAGGTTGCGCTGACGGACGAGTGGAATGCTGACGGGCTGCGCACGGTCACCGGTGGCATGTGGCGACCGGCTCAGGTTCGGGAGGTGTTGTTGCGGCCGCGCAACGCGGGGCTGATCGAGCATGACGGCGAGGTCGTGGGTCACATGCCGGGTGAGCCGATCGTGGATCCGGTCGAGTTCGATCGGTTGCGCACGATGTATGCCGGTCGCACCCGTGGACGGCAGCCGGGCGGACGCTACGTGGGGTCAGGGATTCTGACGTGCTCGCTGTGCGGGAAGACGGTGTCCGGCCGTCCACATGTCGGTGAGTACCCGGACGGGCAGCGGCGGCGGCAGTACGCGTGTATGAAGGGGCACGGCGGGTGCGGCAAGGTCGCGGCGGATGTTCTGCTGGTGGAGTTGGAGTTGCGCGGGCTGGTGATCTCGCGGTTGTCCGACGCGCGCCATGCGGCGGCGATCAGGGCTTCCCGCGCGAGGGTAAGCGAGCAGCTCGGCGAAGTCTTGAAGGAGATCGCCGAGTGCGAGCGGCGGCAAGTGGCGATTGCCGCGAAGTACGGTGCGCGGAAGATGTCAGAAGAGGCTTTTGACAAGGCCAATGAACCGCTGGTGGCTGATCTAGCGAAGCTGGAGGCGCAGCGAGACGAACTGACCGGCGGGAACCCTGAAGGACCCACCGAGGCAATGAGCCGCTCGGACGCCGCCGCACAGTGGGACTCCGCCGAGGTGCCGGAGAAGCGCGCGATGCTGCTTGACGCGCTGGGCAGGGACACCGTGTTTCTCGACCCCGCCAAGAAGGACGGGTTCCGCATCTTCAATCCCAAGCGTGTCCGTGTCGAGCGACACAAGCGCGCCGCGAGGCGGAAGACGGCCTGA
- a CDS encoding Tat pathway signal sequence domain protein — protein MTGFDRRKALTLGAGALGALALGVTPAQAATWKLRWNPDPAKDGLKAFEGLEDDRAGTHPVQHIFAESNQWRFLMHTRDRDTMTDRQRNEVRGMRSGGAAVPIKLNETWRLEYQAYWPSALTATTAFTHIMQMKVSGVDAPVWTLTPRMKGSTGRLTIAGDSASEVDLTDYAPLQNKWIDVMFEFKASHSGTLRCVIKNGSATVVDRKWNANLWRDTAYLRPKWGIYRSLNSSGLKDCYQLIRNYKGYQLV, from the coding sequence ATGACCGGTTTCGACCGTAGGAAAGCGCTTACTTTGGGAGCGGGCGCGCTCGGCGCGCTGGCGCTGGGTGTGACACCGGCGCAGGCGGCGACGTGGAAGCTCAGATGGAACCCGGACCCGGCGAAGGACGGGCTCAAGGCGTTCGAGGGCCTCGAAGACGATCGGGCCGGCACGCACCCCGTCCAGCACATCTTCGCCGAGAGTAATCAGTGGCGCTTCCTCATGCACACCCGTGACCGCGACACGATGACCGACCGGCAGCGCAACGAGGTGCGCGGCATGCGCAGCGGCGGCGCGGCCGTCCCGATCAAGCTCAACGAGACCTGGCGGCTGGAATACCAGGCCTACTGGCCGTCCGCGCTGACCGCGACGACGGCGTTCACCCACATCATGCAGATGAAGGTGTCCGGTGTGGACGCTCCGGTGTGGACACTGACCCCGCGCATGAAGGGCAGCACCGGCAGGCTCACCATCGCGGGCGACTCGGCGTCCGAAGTGGACCTCACCGACTACGCGCCGCTGCAGAACAAGTGGATCGACGTGATGTTCGAGTTCAAGGCCTCGCACTCCGGCACGCTGCGCTGCGTCATCAAGAACGGCTCGGCCACCGTCGTCGACCGTAAGTGGAACGCGAACCTCTGGCGTGACACGGCTTACCTGCGACCGAAATGGGGCATCTACCGCAGCCTCAACTCGTCGGGACTGAAGGACTGCTACCAGCTCATCCGCAACTACAAGGGTTACCAACTCGTTTAA